The segment CTCCAAGTAGCGTCTGGACCCGTAATAGTGTTCTCCTCTCACCCCAACTATACCAACTCACAATTTTCAGAAATTTACGGAAGGAGGGAGGGGGTGGTCTACTCAGGTAAATATGAGGGTAAAGGATACTTAGAAGGGAGAGGGGGGAAGATGTTGGTAAAGTTCGTTAAGGCTGATTTACCCGATGACGTTCTATTTGTCTATAAGAGCGATTTGATGATCAATGGAAGGAGCATAAACTCCGTCCTTAGACCTCCTAGGAACAGGTTTGGCGGTCCTAGATTAAACGATGAGGTGAAGGTTACAATTTTGTCTTAGGTTACATGTTTATACATCTTACTTATCTAGTAAAATTTATATCCGACCACATTTCGTTTAATCTAGTTCAATAATGTGTATTTTATCTCGATTAAACACGAGAGGGAACATAGTTGCTTAAAAGATCTTACAGATGGATGTGGTCGGCCCTAACTTTCGGAGTCGCTAACGGCCCCTTGTCAACGTTAGTGACTTTAAACATCATAGACCTAGGAGGAGGTCCTTTAATGGTCGCCTACGCAATAACTTTAGCAAACGTAGTTTTGATACCAGCTTCAATAATTTGGGGATTTTTAGCTGATAGGGTTGATAGAAGGAAAATAATACTGGCTGGTTTTGGCCTAAGTACCCTGTTTCTAGCACTCGGATCGCAAAGCGTGAATATTCCTGAGGTCGATTTAGCATACACTGGGTTTTCCTTCTTCTCTACTGCCTATAGTACCCCGATGAACTTGATCATCATGGAATCGACCGAGAAGAGAAAGTGGGCTTCCAGTTTCTCTTTACTTTCTATGCTCTCCTCAATAGGTAACCTCATTGGATTAATACTCTCGACATTTCTTGTATTAATAATTAGAATTACCCAAATTTATGCAGTCTTGGCCCTTTTCTCAATAGTCTCATTCGTCCTGTCTTTGGCTTACACCCCTAAGTCAGTTATGCTTGAAAGGACATCGATGTTGCACAGCATTGAGTCTTTTGCGGTAAGGTTAAAGATGCTTCCTTTGATTTTCCTCCATTTACCTAGGCTGACCTCCTTTAAGATGTTTAGATTGAGCAGACTAACTAAGAAACCTATAAATTACGTTCCTTTACTTTATATAGCTATTGCAATATTTTACACTGCTAGTGGATTATTCAATACATTATACCCGGCTAGTTTATATAACGAGGGTCTAGACAAGAGCTTAGTGTTAGCCATAATAACGTTGGGAATGCTCTTTCAGATATTTACTTTCAATTTTACAGGTCATTATCTGGAGAATAAAGACGAGAGGGAGACGTCTTTCAGAGCGCTAATTCTCAGAGGAAGCGGTTACATTGTCATGGGAATCTCATTAATGATGCCTATTACGGCATTAATATTAGGTTTCGTCTTCTACCCGCTATCAGCTGGGATTGCCTACTCATTATTTTACGCTGCGTCTAACACGCTAATTTTCAAGGTAGTTGGAGGGAGGAGACAAGGAACCACTCTAGGAGTTTACAGTACTTTAGTTGGCATATCGCTCTTTTTAGGTTCACTACTCTCAGGTTTCATTTCTAAGTCCATAGGGTATGCAGGTAATTTCATAATAGCGGGAGTATTACTATATTTGTCAGCCTCAATTTTCAAATACCTAGAAGAAGGATAATTTTAGTTTTCCTCAAAATTATAGTAATCCTAGAGTGAGATATGACGACAAGATATTTAATACACCCGATTTTAGTAATCTAACATGAAACCTTTACTAGTAATAGGGATAGTTCTGCTAGTCGTAGGGCTAGTGCTAGTTTTCGGATTGTTCCCTTACATAGATTCACAGGCCTCTCAGCAAATAACGAGCGAGCTGAACTCTCACATAACATCCAAGAGTTTAGATGCAAACTCGTCTATTGAAATTCCATACAACGCAAGTAAAGCTATATTTGTACTTTATTATAACTCATCTAAGTCTCCATTAGAGGTCCTTGGCGCTCCACCTAACTCCTCTTCAACTAGTAACTCAGGAGTGTATTACATAATACCTAACGGATCTGGAGAAATCGTTCTAAGGAACAATTGGAGCGAACCCGTTAACGTTCAATACTCATACATATATTACACCTTGAAATACGGTGATCTAATAGGAATATTGATACTGATGGGCATACCTCTTCTGATAATAGGTGCTTTCGTTACGATATTTGGATTCCTAAGGAGGAAGAAGTAGATCTAAGTGATCACTTTAGGCAGTGTGACCTTAGCCTTCTCCAGGTGTTTCCTTATTGACTTTTTGGCCTGCCCTGAGAAAGGTCCCTTATACCACTCAGTAATGTCCAGGGTTACCTCTTTTCCTAATCTGTTCAGAACGAATCTCCATCCAAAACTTATCCTTGTGAGAGGAAGCTTCTGATAAGCTGTATAGTAAACTATATCTCCCCTAGGTAGCGGATTGTATGTCACAAATAAAGGAGTTTCCCAACTGATGAACCATTTCATGTGTATGATGTAACTCCCTGGAGCCACGCTATCCACCGCCTTAATTTGTGGAACGAAAGACATAAGTATCGTTGGATCAGATATCTTTTCTCTAATTGAGAGTGAGTTCAACGTTATCCTTTCTGTATCGCTCACACCTTCAACCTCTTCGATCTTAGAAAGGGTATGATCTTTATAGATTACGAATTTTACAAATTCTCCCTCCTTCACAACATCATATCTCAGTCCTAAAGACTTACAAAGAGAAGGGAGGGTAACGTCTATTGCAGGTTCGTGATCAGTAAGCACCACGAGCCTGCCCGAAGAGATCTTCTGCAACTCTTTTGCAGCCTTCATTTCAGGAATTGGGCACTCCTCCCCCCTCACGTCTAAAACGAACTCCTGACCTTTCTCGGATGACAAGAACTTTTCCCTCCAATCTTCTATATAATAATTAAGAAATTCATGGCTTATTAAACTTTTGTATTCTTAAAAACGTCATAAGATTTAGTTTTAATTAATAAGGATAATCCTTGTTTAACTAGAGACTGTCATATATGTTAATTATAATATTATAGAAGAAAATTTTTGAAGATGACATTGTTAAAAAATTTTAAGTTATAGGTAACATTGTTAATCACTATGGCATTTCGCTTAAGGGTGTTAACGTTCACATCATTGGCCCATTTCTCAAATGATGGCGTCTTTCTAATTTTCCCTCTATTGATAGTTTATTACTCCACTGAGAAACACGTAAGCGTTGTGTTTCTAGGTATACTATCAATAGTTTACACTTTACTTTCAGGCTTACTGTCTCCTTTTATAGGAGATAAGGCTGACAAGATGGATAGAGACTCAGAACTCATCTCTTTGGGTATCCTCTTGGAGGGAGTCTCTATGGCACTGTTCGCACTATCTTTCGTGACCCTAACCATCCCAGCCTTAACGTTGGGAGCTCTCCTTCTCGGTATAGGGCAAGCGTTTTATCACCCTCTAGGAGGTGCAGTTCTCTCTAGAACCTTTGGTAAGTCATCTGGAAGAGCACTAGGAGTTAACGGTTCTTTAGGAAGCTTAGGGAGAGCACTTATGCCCTCAATCGTGTCCTTCTTAATTCTAGCCTTGGGAGAGGTGTTAGGACTTGGAGTTTTTACAATCTATATGATCTTTGCCGCCCTTCTCATTTACATCGGACTAAGGAGAGTGAGGAAAGAGAGCGTATCAGTGATGAGGAAGGCAAGCGAGAAGCTCGACGGGAGATTTTACACCTTCTTGATCATCTTGGGGTCACTAGTTTTCTTGAGAAGCATGTTCATTACTGGTACAACCACATTCATAGCTGATTTCGTTTACAGTGTATACTTAACTAAGGCATTTACAGGTCTCTTCTTGACCATTGGTTTCCTTGGATCAGTCCTAGGACAGCCTGCTTTCGGTTGGATAACTGAGAGAGTAGGAGGTAGAATGTCGTTCATTTTAAGCAGTGTAATTAGTGTCATATCCTTTGGAGTGTTCTTAGCATATCCGAACGACGTGTACGTGTCTCTTTCGTCCTACACCGTATTCACTTTCTCAGCCTTCAC is part of the Metallosphaera cuprina Ar-4 genome and harbors:
- a CDS encoding MFS transporter: MWSALTFGVANGPLSTLVTLNIIDLGGGPLMVAYAITLANVVLIPASIIWGFLADRVDRRKIILAGFGLSTLFLALGSQSVNIPEVDLAYTGFSFFSTAYSTPMNLIIMESTEKRKWASSFSLLSMLSSIGNLIGLILSTFLVLIIRITQIYAVLALFSIVSFVLSLAYTPKSVMLERTSMLHSIESFAVRLKMLPLIFLHLPRLTSFKMFRLSRLTKKPINYVPLLYIAIAIFYTASGLFNTLYPASLYNEGLDKSLVLAIITLGMLFQIFTFNFTGHYLENKDERETSFRALILRGSGYIVMGISLMMPITALILGFVFYPLSAGIAYSLFYAASNTLIFKVVGGRRQGTTLGVYSTLVGISLFLGSLLSGFISKSIGYAGNFIIAGVLLYLSASIFKYLEEG
- a CDS encoding sulfurtransferase TusA family protein — translated: MSSEKGQEFVLDVRGEECPIPEMKAAKELQKISSGRLVVLTDHEPAIDVTLPSLCKSLGLRYDVVKEGEFVKFVIYKDHTLSKIEEVEGVSDTERITLNSLSIREKISDPTILMSFVPQIKAVDSVAPGSYIIHMKWFISWETPLFVTYNPLPRGDIVYYTAYQKLPLTRISFGWRFVLNRLGKEVTLDITEWYKGPFSGQAKKSIRKHLEKAKVTLPKVIT
- a CDS encoding MFS transporter; its protein translation is MAFRLRVLTFTSLAHFSNDGVFLIFPLLIVYYSTEKHVSVVFLGILSIVYTLLSGLLSPFIGDKADKMDRDSELISLGILLEGVSMALFALSFVTLTIPALTLGALLLGIGQAFYHPLGGAVLSRTFGKSSGRALGVNGSLGSLGRALMPSIVSFLILALGEVLGLGVFTIYMIFAALLIYIGLRRVRKESVSVMRKASEKLDGRFYTFLIILGSLVFLRSMFITGTTTFIADFVYSVYLTKAFTGLFLTIGFLGSVLGQPAFGWITERVGGRMSFILSSVISVISFGVFLAYPNDVYVSLSSYTVFTFSAFTAFPILLGYVGQVFPRSFYTVANSYIWGIGNTVGGAVGNAVITMLLDLHYSLAFSFLILFTIAVISTVLSPLIPKRV